Sequence from the Ereboglobus luteus genome:
TGTCCAAATGGATCACATCGTAGCGCTCCGGACGCTCGAAGCACACCGTCGGCAGGCCCTCGCCTTCCGCCGCGGCTTCCTTTTTCAGGACAACATTCTCGCCCATCGCCGCCAGCGCATCCGCGATGCACTCGTGGACGACGCGATATGACTCGGGCGCGGGCACCTCGCAAAGCGCGTGCTCGCGCGGAACCACAAGCGCATACGTCCAATCCTCCCGGTGATCGACAACCCCGCCTCCCGTCGCGCGCCGGCAAAGGTCAAACGGCCCCTCTTCCTCCGGCGGCAGTTGCGAGCGCACATATTCGAGCTTCTGGCTGTATCCAAAAGTGAACGCCGCGCTCCGCCAGCCATAATGACGGAACCGCGCATGCCCGCGCTCCGGGTAGCGTTTGAGCAAAAGAAAATCCGCGGCCATGTTTTCGGCCGCGCCGCCCGTGCGCATGGGAAGAATATCCAAGGGAATCGTCATGACGGAATCATGAAAAACTTTTCCCCGGCGTGAAGAGCCAAAACGTCGGGCAACTCGAACAAAAACACATTGCCCAAAACCTCCGTCACGCACACGGTCGTGCCCATGCCTCAACATTTTGCCGTCATCATTGCCGGGGGAAAAGGAGAGCGTTTCTGGCCGCAAAGCCGCGAACGCCGCCCGAAACATCTGCTGCCCATTGTCGGCGACAAGCCCATGCTCGCGCAAACGCTCGATCGCATTCGTCCGGTCGTGCCCCCCAAAAACACGTTCGTCATCACCAGCGCCGCGCAGGAAAAGGCCGTGCGCCAAGTGTGCGGGCAACTGCCCCGGGCAAACATCGTGGCCGAGCCCGTCGGCCGTGACACCGCGCCCGCGGTCGCGCTCGCGGCGGCGCTTGTCGGGGCGCGCGATCCGCGGGGCGTTTTTGCCGTGCTGCCGTCCGACCATGTGATTCCTGACGCGAAGGTGTATCTGCGCGACCTGCGCGCCGCCTTTGCCGCGGCGGAGGCGGAACCCGTCCTTGTGACCATCGGCATCAAGCCGACGATTCCGGAAACAGGCTACGGTTACATTCAGCTCGGCAAGGACTGGA
This genomic interval carries:
- a CDS encoding lipoyl protein ligase domain-containing protein, which produces MTIPLDILPMRTGGAAENMAADFLLLKRYPERGHARFRHYGWRSAAFTFGYSQKLEYVRSQLPPEEEGPFDLCRRATGGGVVDHREDWTYALVVPREHALCEVPAPESYRVVHECIADALAAMGENVVLKKEAAAEGEGLPTVCFERPERYDVIHLDTGAKIAGAAQKRAKEGMLFQGSIARATVSAGLDWDAFEMEFIGRLAKTMCAEAVETPWPDFAEHEVDGLTEQYSSTEWNAFR